In Thermodesulfobacteriota bacterium, the genomic stretch GATAGCGCGCGGATACATAGAAGGCGGCGCAGCGGCCATCTCGGTCATAACCGACGAGAAGTTCTTCATGGGTAAGCTAGAATACCTCACGGCCTTGAGAGGCAACATAAGGCTTCCGCTACTCCGGAAGGACTTCATCATAGACGAATACCAGGTCTATGAATCGAGGGTATCCGGGGCCGACGCGCTCCTCCTCATCGTCGCGGCGCTCCCGAAGGACGAGCTTAAGAGGCTCCTCGGCCTTACCTGCTCGCTCGGCATGTCCGCCCTTGTAGAGGTGCACGACGAAAAGGAACTTGAGACGGCTTTGGACTCGGGCGCCAGGATAATAGGCGTAAACAACAGGGACTTGAAGACCTTCAAGACCGACCTTGAGACGACTGAGAGGCTCGCCCCTTACGTGCCGAAGGACAGGGTCCTCGTAAGCGAGAGCGGCATAAACACGCACGATGACATACTGAGGCTCAGGGAATGCGGGGTCGAGGCCTTCCTCATCGGAGAGGCGCTCATGAGGGAGGAGAACTTCAGAAGGAAGCTGAGGGAACTTAGAGGTGTCAAAGAGTATACGGGTAAAGATATGTGGAATCACAAACCTTGAGGACGCGCTCAAGGCCGCCGAGCTCGGGGCCGATTCGCTTGGCTTCATCTTCTACAAGAAGAGCCCGAGGCACATAAGCCCGAGGACGGCAGGGCTCATAATAAGGGAGCTGCCGCCTTTCGTGACCCCTGTCGGCGTCTTCGTGGACGAGGAGCTTTCAAGGGCTGCCGCGACCGTTGCCGAGACGGGAATATGCACGGCGCAGCTACACGGCAACGAGACGCCGGAGTACTGCGAACGGCTCGGCATAAAGGTAATAAAGGCCATAAGGGTCAGGGACATGGCCGACATAAACAGGCTCAGGCCCTACAGCGTCTCGGCCTACCTCCTCGACACCTTCAAGGAGGGGGTCCACGGCGGCACAGGCGAGACCTTCGACTGGGACATAGCAGTGGAGGCAAAGGCGCTCGGGCGCATCGTACTCTCAGGCGGCCTGAACCCGGAAAACGTGAAAGAGGCCGTGGAGAAGGTCAGGCCATACGCGGTGGACGCCTGCTCCGGCGTGGAGATGAAGGACAGGCCGGGCAGGAAGGACCACGCAAAGCTTAAGGAATTCATGGAGCGGGTAAGAGGATGAGAAAAACAGGCAAGGGCAGCAGGGCTTCGGCGCAAAATGGTTCACGACCCGGCAGGGTACCGGACAGGCTCGGCCACTTCGGCATCTACGGCGGAAGATACATCTCCGAGACCCTTATGCCCGCCGTGGTGGAGCTCGAAGAGGCCTATCTAAAGTGGAAGAAAGACCCGGAGTTCAAGAAGGAATTCGCCTACTACCTCGGCGAGTACGTCGGAAGGCCGACCCCGTTATACTACGCGGAGAGGCTCACGAAGAAGGCCGGCGGCGCCGACATATTCCTTAAAAGGGAGGACCTCTGCCACACCGGCGCGCACAAGATAAACAACACCATCGGCCAGATACTCCTCGCGAAGAGAATGGGGAAGAAACGCGTCATTGCGGAAACCGGCGCGGGCCAGCACGGGGTGGCGACCGCCACGGTCGCGGCGATGTTCGGCCTCGAATGCGAGATATACATGGGAGAGGACGACATAAAAAGGCAGCTCCCCAACGTCTTCAGGATGAAGCTCCTGGGCGCGAAGGTGACCCCCGTGACCTCGGGCAGCAGGACGCTTAAAGACGCCATGAACGAGGCGCTCCGTGACTGGGTAACGAACGTCTACAATACCTTTTACATAATAGGGACTGTCGCGGGGCCGCACCCCTACCCCATGCTCGTCAGGGACTTCCAGTCGATAATAGGCGTTGAGGCGAGAAAGCAGATGCGGGAGATGACCGGCGGGCTTCCCGAGCTGCTTGTTGCCTGCGTGGGCGGCGGCAGCAACGCCATAGGCCTTTTCCACGCATTCCTCGAAGACAGGAAAGTCAGGATGGCGGGGGTCGAGGCCGGGGGCGAGGGCTTGAGGACCGGCAGGCACGCGGCATCGATAAACGGCGGAAGGGTCGGCGTGCTCCACGGCAACAAGACCTATCTCCTGCAGGACAATTACGGCCAGATAATAGACACCCACTCCATATCGGCAGGTCTCGACTACCCCGGCGTAGGCCCGGAGCACGCGTACCTCAACGATACGGGCAGGGTCGGGTATACTACCATCACCGATAAAGAGGCGCTCGAAGGCTTCAAGGCGCTTACGCTCTCAGAGGGCATCATACCCGCGCTCGAAAGCTCCCATGCGGTCGCGTATGCCATGAAGGCGGCAAGGGAGATGAAGAAGGGCTCGAAGATAATAGTCTGCCTCTCGGGGAGGGGCGATAAGGACCTGAATACCGTATCGAAGGCCTTCAATTTCGAGATATGATATGCCCATGCATACACCAAGAGGGGTCGAGATGGCCGTAAAGGGAAAAAACAGGATAGAATCACTATTCGAGAGGCTCAGGGCGGACGGGAGAAAGGCGCTGATCACATTCGTCACAGCCGGCGACCCTGACCTCGCGACCTCGAAAAAAATCGTCCGGGAGCTTGAGAGTGCCGGGGCAGACCTCATAGAGCTCGGCATCCCCTTCTCCGACCCAATGGCGGACGGCCCGACGATACAGGCCTCGTCGGAGCGCGCTCTCAAGAAGGATGTCCATATCGATGAAGTGCTGGGACTCGTCCGCGAGATAAGGAAAGGAAGCGAAATACCGATCGTCCTCTTCGGCTACTATAATCCGGTCTTCAGCTACGGCCTTAAGAGGTTCGCGAAGGAAATCCGCGCCGCCGGGGCAGACGGGGTCCTCATAGTGGACCTCCCCGCAGAGGAGGCCGACGAGCTCAAAGCTGAGCTCGACAGGAACTCCGTGGACCTCATATTCCTCCTTACGCCCACGAGCGACGAGAGGAGGATGCGGCTTGTGGCCTCGAAGGCGTCGGGGTTCATATACTTCGTAAGCGTCACGGGGGTCACCGGCGCTCGGAAGAGCGTCTCTGCTGACATCCCCGCTTATGTGAGGCGCTTAAGGAAATTCACGAAGCTTCCGATAGGAGTGGGCTTCGGCATCTCGACGCCAAAGCAGGCGCGCGAGGTCTGCAAAAGCGCGGACGCGGCTGTAGTCGGGAGCGCGATCGTAAACATAATCGCGGGCATGAAGGGCTCGAAAAAGCGCATGGGCGAGCTTGGGGCTTTTGTCTCGGGGCTTAAAAAAGGCATAAGCAGGCCTTAAATAACGGCATAGAGGCAACCTCGTTTTGAGATCTTTCCCGCAATCAAGGAAGGCCGTAATCAAAAGCGGAGCATACATGATAACAAGCGTGCATTTTTATTCTTGTAACCGCAAAGAGTCCGGGGAAAAGACCAATTTTCAGAGGTTGCCTTCAAGACCGGAGGAAATATGATCTGGTTCAAGAAAGACCTCTTCACGAACGGGGAAGAGAGCAAAAGCGTCAAGGTCCCTTTCGGGCTTTGGGTGAAATGCGACCACTGCGGCGAGATAATCTACAAGAAAGAGGTAGAGCGCAACCTCGACGTCTGCCCCAAGTGCGACTACCACTTCCGCATCTCCGCAAAGGCCAGGATAGAGATAACCTTCGACGAGGGGACATTCCGCGAGTTCGACCAGGCAATGGAGCCGGTGGACGCCCTGGAGTTCAGGGACGTAAAGAAGTACAAGGACAGACTCAAGTCGGCGCAGAGGGAGACCGGGCTCAAGGACGCGATGGTCTCCGGCGAGGGCCTCATAGGCGGCGAGCGGGCTACCGCCGCTGTCTTCGAGTTCTCGTACATGGGCGGCTCGATGGGGTCGGTAGTGGGCGAGAAGATCGCCCGCGCGGTGGAGAGGGCGGTCGAAAGCCGCTCCGGCGTGGTCATATTCTCGTCGTCCGGAGGGGCCAGGATGCAGGAGTCGATACTTTCGCTCATGCAGATGGCCAAGACCTCGGCTGCGCTCGCGAAGCTCCGCGAATCAGGGCTCCCCTACATATCGGTCCTCACCGACCCAACGATGGGCGGCGTCTCGGCGAGCTTCGCCATGCTCGGCGACGTGATAATCGCCGAGCCCAGGGCTCTCATCGGCTTCGCGGGCCCCAGGGTCATAGCCGAAACAATTAGGCAGAAGCTCCCTGAAGGCTTCCAGAGGTCCGAGTATCTCCTCGAGCACGGCATTATCGACATGATAGTCGAAAGGAAGCTCATGAAGGAGACGATCTCGAAGCTCCTTTCCATGCTCAAGGGCTGAATCCCGCCAACATGTTGCTGAAAAATTCATGAACATATGCAGGCTGCTCAAAAAGCTCAAAATGCAAGTAGTCGAAAAATAAGGAATGAGGCATACTTTTTTGTACGCCTCATTGACGAATTTTGAAGACGACACAGCAGATTGGGCTTTTCGAGCGGCATGCCGACCCGGCCCTCAGATTCCTCTATGGCCTCGAGAAGCACGGCATAAAACCCGGCCTCGGGAGAATAAATAAAATAGTCTCGCTCCTCGGAGGCCCCCAGAAGAGCTTCCCTGTCGTTCACGTGGCCGGCACCAACGGCAAGGGTTCCACGTCCGCCATCATAGCATCCATACTCCAGGAAGCCGGCCTCCGGACAGGCCTTTACACCTCGCCCCACCTCGAAAAGTTCAATGAGAGAATACGCGTCTCCGGGAAGATGATAACCGGACCGGAGCTCATCCGCGCGGTCAAGGCCGTCAGGTCGGCGGCGAGGAAGATGGCCGGCAGCTCCCCCCTCACTTTCTTCGAGTTCACGACCGCGATGGCGTTCCTGCATTTCAGGGAAAAGAAGGTCGATATGGCGGTAATCGAGACCGGCATGGGCGGGAGGTTCGACGCGACGAACGTAGTCACCCCGGAAGTGTCCGTGATAACAAACATAGGCATGGACCATACGCGCTTTCTCGGCAAAAGCCTCGAAGACATAGCCTTTGAAAAGGCGGGGATAATAAAACCAGGAACGCCTGTGGTAACGGGAGAGGGCAGAAAGGGCCCCCTCTCCGTAATAAGGAAGACCGCAAAACGCCTGTCCGCGCCGCTCCATGTAATCGACAAGGATTTCAGCGCCACAGGCGGGCCGCGCTCATTCGCTTACGATGGAGTCAACAGCCGCCTTGTAAGCCTGAAGCTCGGGCTCCTGGGCCCCCACCAGGTAAGGAACGCGGCGTGCGCGCTCGCGGCAATAGAGGTGCTCAGGGGAAAGGGCTTCGAAATCCCGGCAAAGGCTGCAAGGGAAGGACTTAAAAAAGCCGCCTGGCCGGGCAGGTTCGAGATCATCTCAAGAAGGCCCCTGGTCGTGCTCGACGGCGCGCACAACCCGGCCGGCGCAAGGACGCTCGCCCTTGCACTTGAGGGCCTTGGGAAAAAACCCGTGCTTGTGCTTGGCGTAATGGCGGACAAGGACATGGACGGCATACTCAGGGAGATCCTCCCCTCGTGTGGGACGGTAATCGCTACGAGCCCGAGGAACGAGCGCTCCGAGAACGCCTTTGCGCTGGCTGAAAAAATAAAACGGCTCGGGAAAGATGCAGTCGCAAGGGAAAGCGTAAAAGAGGCCGTTAAAGAGGCCGTCCTGAGGGCAGGCACGCACGGCGCGGTCTGCGTGACAGGCTCGCTCTTCACGGTCGGAGAGGCAAGGGGTTATCTGAGGAGGGCCGTCCTGCTTAAAAGGTACATCCTTTTTATTTAAATCAAATTAAACTTATCGCCGATGACTTTTCCGCGCTTCCGCGCGGTTTCGAGGGTAAGGCTCGCTCGCTTGCCCCCTCCCCCACCCCGTGAACACACAAAAGCGAGCAGAGACCCCGGAGCTTTTTCGGGGTCGAGCGAGCGGATGCAAATCCGGAAATCTTCCTCTTGTGTCGGAGATTCCCGGCGTTACGCCGGGAAATCTTCAACGGGCCCCTGAAGTCGCTCCGCTCCTGACTTCCTCGGCCCGTTCACGCTCATCCTCCCTTATGCTACGCTCACCTTACCCTCCGGGGTTTGTTTAATGACAAAAACCACCATTACTGCTCCTGTTTTTGCTTTTCAAAACAACCCAGGGGCATAAGGCGTTGCGAGCATAAGGCTGGGGGAAGGGCGAGCGAGGCGAGGAAGCAGGAGCTCGGCCCCAAGGGGCCGAGCGACATAAGGGCCGAGCTCGGAGGATGGAGGCGGAGAGCGAGCCGAGCCTTATGCCCAAAAAAAGCGCGGCAGCGCGCAAAAGGCCTTTTTCCAAAAGAAAATATATAGACCTCGGTTTTTTACCTTTAAGAGACACCGAGCACAAGGTGGCCAGCTTTGCCTTGTAAAAACCCCCTTCATGTGCTAATTTTTTTCGCTAATCCGCATCTACTCCCCAAGGCAAGGAAACGGTGGCGACCGCAATAAGACCCTTACTGATAACGCTCCTCCTTTTTTCTTTTGCGCTCGCCGGGGCCGCATACGCCCAGGAGGAGAGGCCCCACGGCGAGCTCTTCAGCCCTGACATGCCTGTCGAGATAACGGCGGACTCGATAACCTACGACAGGGCCGCGGACAGGTATCACGCCTCGGGGAACGTCGAGATAGCCCAGGAGGGCATCTCCGTCAGGGCGGATACCGCGATACTCGACATGGCGGCGGGGGTCGGAACCGTCTCGGGCAACATAAGGGCGGTTGACGAGGGCGGGAGCGCCCTCACGGGCAACACCCTCCAGTTCAACATAAGGGACAAGACCGCCGTGCTCGCGAACGGCAGGCTCTTCTACCGCGAGGGCAACGTCCACCTTACCGCGGACTCCATCAGGAAGACCGGCCCGGAGTCCTACGCGGCGGAGCGCGTGACCTACACAACCTGCGACTGCCCACCGGAGGAAGACCCGGACTGGAGCTTCGCGGCCACCTCGGCGCGCGTAACGGTGGGCCGGTACCTTACAGGCTGGAACGCGAGGTTCTACATAAAAGGCGTCCCTGTCCTCTACTCGCCCTATATATCAATCCCTATAAAGCGCGAAAGGCAGTCGGGCTTCCTCCAGCCAAGGCCCGGCTTTTCGGAATTGAGGGGCTTCATCCTCGACACCTCCTATTTCTGGGCCATTGCCAGGAACCAGGACGCCACCTTCTACCTCGACGTGGAGTCGAGGCGCGGCCTCGGCAAAGGCGCCGAATACAGGTATATCCGCACCCGGAAGAGCTCCGGCGAGATATTCCTCTACCAGTTCCAGGAAAAAAGCATAGAGAGGGCCA encodes the following:
- the trpC gene encoding indole-3-glycerol phosphate synthase TrpC encodes the protein MILDDILQNKRLEIEKAKAEFPIDGIMDKLTKVPRPKDFERAVAYRGGADRIRIIAEIKRGSPSKGMIREYFVPAEIARGYIEGGAAAISVITDEKFFMGKLEYLTALRGNIRLPLLRKDFIIDEYQVYESRVSGADALLLIVAALPKDELKRLLGLTCSLGMSALVEVHDEKELETALDSGARIIGVNNRDLKTFKTDLETTERLAPYVPKDRVLVSESGINTHDDILRLRECGVEAFLIGEALMREENFRRKLRELRGVKEYTGKDMWNHKP
- a CDS encoding phosphoribosylanthranilate isomerase — its product is MSKSIRVKICGITNLEDALKAAELGADSLGFIFYKKSPRHISPRTAGLIIRELPPFVTPVGVFVDEELSRAAATVAETGICTAQLHGNETPEYCERLGIKVIKAIRVRDMADINRLRPYSVSAYLLDTFKEGVHGGTGETFDWDIAVEAKALGRIVLSGGLNPENVKEAVEKVRPYAVDACSGVEMKDRPGRKDHAKLKEFMERVRG
- the trpB gene encoding tryptophan synthase subunit beta translates to MRKTGKGSRASAQNGSRPGRVPDRLGHFGIYGGRYISETLMPAVVELEEAYLKWKKDPEFKKEFAYYLGEYVGRPTPLYYAERLTKKAGGADIFLKREDLCHTGAHKINNTIGQILLAKRMGKKRVIAETGAGQHGVATATVAAMFGLECEIYMGEDDIKRQLPNVFRMKLLGAKVTPVTSGSRTLKDAMNEALRDWVTNVYNTFYIIGTVAGPHPYPMLVRDFQSIIGVEARKQMREMTGGLPELLVACVGGGSNAIGLFHAFLEDRKVRMAGVEAGGEGLRTGRHAASINGGRVGVLHGNKTYLLQDNYGQIIDTHSISAGLDYPGVGPEHAYLNDTGRVGYTTITDKEALEGFKALTLSEGIIPALESSHAVAYAMKAAREMKKGSKIIVCLSGRGDKDLNTVSKAFNFEI
- the trpA gene encoding tryptophan synthase subunit alpha, with the protein product MAVKGKNRIESLFERLRADGRKALITFVTAGDPDLATSKKIVRELESAGADLIELGIPFSDPMADGPTIQASSERALKKDVHIDEVLGLVREIRKGSEIPIVLFGYYNPVFSYGLKRFAKEIRAAGADGVLIVDLPAEEADELKAELDRNSVDLIFLLTPTSDERRMRLVASKASGFIYFVSVTGVTGARKSVSADIPAYVRRLRKFTKLPIGVGFGISTPKQAREVCKSADAAVVGSAIVNIIAGMKGSKKRMGELGAFVSGLKKGISRP
- the accD gene encoding acetyl-CoA carboxylase, carboxyltransferase subunit beta, translating into MIWFKKDLFTNGEESKSVKVPFGLWVKCDHCGEIIYKKEVERNLDVCPKCDYHFRISAKARIEITFDEGTFREFDQAMEPVDALEFRDVKKYKDRLKSAQRETGLKDAMVSGEGLIGGERATAAVFEFSYMGGSMGSVVGEKIARAVERAVESRSGVVIFSSSGGARMQESILSLMQMAKTSAALAKLRESGLPYISVLTDPTMGGVSASFAMLGDVIIAEPRALIGFAGPRVIAETIRQKLPEGFQRSEYLLEHGIIDMIVERKLMKETISKLLSMLKG
- a CDS encoding folylpolyglutamate synthase/dihydrofolate synthase family protein — translated: MKTTQQIGLFERHADPALRFLYGLEKHGIKPGLGRINKIVSLLGGPQKSFPVVHVAGTNGKGSTSAIIASILQEAGLRTGLYTSPHLEKFNERIRVSGKMITGPELIRAVKAVRSAARKMAGSSPLTFFEFTTAMAFLHFREKKVDMAVIETGMGGRFDATNVVTPEVSVITNIGMDHTRFLGKSLEDIAFEKAGIIKPGTPVVTGEGRKGPLSVIRKTAKRLSAPLHVIDKDFSATGGPRSFAYDGVNSRLVSLKLGLLGPHQVRNAACALAAIEVLRGKGFEIPAKAAREGLKKAAWPGRFEIISRRPLVVLDGAHNPAGARTLALALEGLGKKPVLVLGVMADKDMDGILREILPSCGTVIATSPRNERSENAFALAEKIKRLGKDAVARESVKEAVKEAVLRAGTHGAVCVTGSLFTVGEARGYLRRAVLLKRYILFI